In the Cellvibrio sp. KY-GH-1 genome, CTAAATAGACTTTAGCGACAAGCCCGTTTAAGCTGCATTTTTTGCCTGGCTCGCTGTTGCCGCTGTATTTTCTGACCCTGCATGAAAGGAACTAATAATGGATGTGATTTTTTTTATTCTAGCCATGTTGATTGGCGGTGTTGCAGCCTGGCAAGGGTTCAGCTGGTATTACCTGAAAAAGCTTAAGCCCCCCGTGCAGGATGTGACCACTGAGTCCCACATTCTGTTGGAGCGAATTGAAAAAGTATTTAAGGTGGTAGTCGCAGAAGGCTACTTCACTGAAATTTATGATCACAACACAAAGAAGGATTTCCTCGGGATATTTAAAACGAATAGCAAGGCGTTAGTAGTGGCTAAGGCGAAGGTATCCGTTGGGTTCGATTTTGCAAAAATGCATTTTCATCGTGACCATCATAACCGTACGTTGGTAGTACAACAGTTTGCCGAGGCGGAAATTCTGTCGATTGATACTGATTATAAGTTTTACGATATTAACCAAGGGCTACTCAATAAATTCGATAACGAAGACTACACCGCAATTCTGGTGGAGGCGAAAAAATTGATGCAGGAAAAAGCGCGCGAAAGTGATTTACCCAAAATTGCCCAGCAGCAAATCGAGTTAATGATGCAACAGCTCTGCGCGTCAGCGGGTTGGCAGCTTGAGCAGGAGCGAGTGCT is a window encoding:
- a CDS encoding DUF4230 domain-containing protein codes for the protein MDVIFFILAMLIGGVAAWQGFSWYYLKKLKPPVQDVTTESHILLERIEKVFKVVVAEGYFTEIYDHNTKKDFLGIFKTNSKALVVAKAKVSVGFDFAKMHFHRDHHNRTLVVQQFAEAEILSIDTDYKFYDINQGLLNKFDNEDYTAILVEAKKLMQEKARESDLPKIAQQQIELMMQQLCASAGWQLEQERVLEPLKTVQGITEEPKH